TATATTAATTTACTAATATCGTATACTTTGTTAATATAATCTAACTTAAATATATATTTAAATAGAAAGGAAGTTCTAATGAAACTTAAATTAAAAACTACATTAACCTTAAGTATCGCTGCACTACTTAGCATATCATTACTATCTGGTTGCGCTAAAAAAGCTGATAATACTCAAGAAGCTAACATCAAAACAATATCAACTAGTGACTTAGAGAAAAAATTAGACGATAAATCTTGGGTAATAGTCGATACTCGTATAAACGATGCTTATAATGGTTGGGCATTAGATGGTATAAAAAGAGGTGGACACATAAAAGGAGCAGTCGATTTCTCAGCAAATTGGCTAAATGTTGACGCTAAAAATAAAGAAAAGACCTTAGAAAAAGCATTAGAAACTAAAGGAATAGATAAAGATAAGAATATAGTACTATATGATTCTAATGAAAAAGACTCTAAGGAAGTATATGACTACTTAAAAAACAAAGGGTATGATAATTTATATACATATAATGTAAATGAATGGGCCAATGATAAAAACTTACCTATGGTGCAGTATAATAATTATGAAATGATAGTTCCAGCTCAAGCTGTTAAAGAATTGTTAGATGGAAAAACACCTGAAACATTTAAAAATTCTAAAAATGTAAAAATTGTTGAAGCTAGCTGGGGTGAAGAAAAAGAAGCTTATTTAAAAGGACATGTTCCTACTAGTGTTCATATAAATACTGACACTATAGAACCACCACCTAGTTGGATGATGGCTAGTGACAAAGAACTAACTAAATTTGCCAATGACTACGGATTTACTAAAAATGATACTGTAATAGTTACTGGACCTGATGTAATGGCATCTTATAGAGTTGCTGTTGTTCTTAGATATATTGGTATAAACGATGTTAGAGTTTTAAATGGCGGAAATGATGCATGGGTAAGTGCCGGGTATGAACTTGAGACTAAAAACAACCCTAAAATATCAGGAAATGACTTCGGAGCTACAATACCGCAAAATCCTGACTTAATAGTTACTATACCAGAGCTTAAAGAACAATTAAAAAATTCTAAATTTACTTTAGTAGACATACGTAGTTGGGATGAGCATATAGGTAAAAAAAGTGGCTATAGCTACCATAACAAAAAGGGACGTATACCAGGATCTATTTATGGCTATGCTGGAACAAGTTCAACTACACTTGAGGACTATCGTAATATAGATAATACAATGAGAAACGCAGATGAAATTCAAAATTTATGGAAATCACAAAATATAAATACTAATAACCATCTTGCATTTATGTGTGGAAGTGGATGGAGAGCAGCTGAAGTTCTAACTTATGCTAATGTTATGGGATTTGACAATACATCTTTATATAGCGATGGATGGATTGGCTGGAGCAACGACCCTTCAAATCCAACAGAAACAGGAGAACCTAAATAATTTTTAACATGAAAAAAATTAATTTTAAAAATATCTTCTGTGCTTTTGCAAAGGTTGTTCAATTAATTTTATTTATAGGTGTTTTTATTTTACAATACTTAACTAATAAAAGTGCTGGTGTAATGCATCATGTATATTATAAAAGGTATCAGTTTGAAAATACAATTTTTTCAAATTCTAACTTAAAAATAAAGAGTTATTTTGTAATTTTTATATCAGCATTATTTTTACTTTTACTAATATGCTCTTTCTTAAAAAATAAAAATCTTAATTTAAAATTAAAAATAATTTTAGGTTTTATACTTTCAGTAGTTCTATATATAATTATGATGAGCGGATTATTTAATTCACTATTAGCTTTTCATTATTTTATATTTTCATTTGCAGCAATTGTATTTATTCAATTAATTGTTGTTTTAATTAATTTTAAACAAAACAGTTAACCTTCTTAGGTTAACTGTTTTTTATTTAAATTTTTTGTATACCTTTAAAATAAATTTATATATAATATCATTTTTAATTAAAATACGCTCAATTATATGCAAGTTTTTACTTGTTTATTTAATGTGCTTTATTAAATATATTTAGTATGAATTATTACTATTTTCATATTGCTTATATTGTGGTATATTCATACAGGGAGGAAATCATCATGACAAAATTTTATGCAAAATATTTAACTCTTTTTATTGGTTTAGGTGCTTATAATACATTTTTACCAGTATATTTAGAAAAAACATTAGGATTTAGTTCATCTCAGGTTGGGATGGTCGTATCAATACCTTCTATAATTGGTATTATATTTGTTCCTATATGGGGCCTTATAAGTGATTTATTAAAAAAGCAAAAATCTGTCCTTTGGTTTAATATATTGCTGTCACTTTTATTTACAGTACTTTATATTATTACAGATTCGTTTATTCCAGTGTTAGTAGTTACTACATTCCTTGAAATGTTTAGAAACTCTATACTACCTTTGACTGACTCTATAACTACATCATTTTGTAAAGAAAATAATAAAAATTATGGTAGCATAAGAGTAATTGGCTCTATGTCATTTGCTATTTCATCATTTTTATGTGGTCAGCTTATAAAAGCAACAAATAGCAACATAATGTTTTTATATGTATTTATAGTTAGTATGATTGGATGCTTATTAATAACTCCTATATTAGATACTACTACTAAAGTTGAACATAAAGAAAAATTAAACTTAAAAGAAGATTTACCAAAATTATTTAAAAATAAATCATATATATTAATATTAGTTTGTGGAGTTTGTGTAGCTTCATTAACAGAAGCTATGATGTCTTATCAAGGAATTCATTTAATGAGTCTTGGCGCTGGTGCTGAACTTGTTGGTCTTCTTACTGTATTTATGGTTATTCCTGAATTATTTTTTATGGTAAAAAGTAAAGATTTAGTTGAAAAATATGGATTGGTAAAAATGATAGGATTTGCAAGTTGTGCTTTATTAGTTAGATGGACTGTTTATGCATTAACAACTAACCCTTGGTTATTTATGGTTGCTACATCTATGCACGGTATCGCTATTTCTATTATGATAATTTGCGCCTTTGACTTCATTGGAAAAGTAGTTGATAAAAAGCTTTATACTACATCGATGACTGTTTATACTTTTACTATAGGTGTTTCTTATTCGCTTATGAAGTTGTTATATGGAACTATGATAGACTTATTTGGAATAAATTCAATATTTATTTTTTCTATAGGTGTTTCATTATTTAGCTTCATTGTTTTAAAGTGGATAAGTAATTTAGATATTGTTAAATCTAAAAAATCAGAAATTGCATAAACAAAGTCATAAAATAACTTATTAAAGTTGTTTTATGACTTTTAATATTTAATCTATAAAGGAGGTTATTTTATGCCATTTACATTAACTCACCCAGCTTTAGTTGTTTTTAATAAAAATAAAAATTTTAATTTACTAGGTTTAATTTTAGGATCTATGGCTCCTGATTTTATATATTTTATACTTTTTAATCCAAGTAGTAGCTTAGGCCATACTTTAAATGGTTTTATTTTTGTTAATTTACCTTTATGTTTTTTATTATCTTATATAATAACTAAGATTATAAAATATCCTTTTATATCAAATTTACCATTTGGCCTCTCTAAGTATTATACTTATTTATTAGATGATAAAAATAAATCTATAAATTTAAAGAGTGTTATAGTATTTACCTATTCTTGCTTAATCGGAATGCTAACACATGTATTTTGGGATGCCTTTACTCATAAGACAGGATTTTTTGTTACAAATATAAAATTTTTAACAAAAAGTTTTAATATATTATCATTCAAAATACCTATCTATAAAATATTGCAACATGGAAGTACTATTATAGGCTTTTTTATAATCTTAGCTTTTCTTTATAGTATAAAAAAAATTTCTTATAAAAAATTTTATTGCAATAAAATCAAATATCATTTAATTGCTTTTATTTTTTTGATTTTAACTTTAATTTTAAGCTATTTATTATTTAATAATTTCGGTATAGGTAGATTTGTTGTTACTATTATAAACGGACTGTTTATTGGATATTTTATCTCATCACTTATATTTATGACAAGGTACTAGATAAAACATTTAATATCATTGACATAATAATACTATAATAATAAACTCTAATTAAAATAATAATTAGGAGTTTTATTTATGATAAATTTAAATTTCAATAAAGATAATAATAAAATCAATTTAAAAGCAAATGTGTGTTCAAATGATATTTTAAAAAACTATATGAACTTTGATTATTTTACAGGTCTTTGCAAGGATGGCTGCCCTCATTATAATTTAAGCTATACTTGTCCTCCAAATAGTCCTAAATTTACTGATTATACTAAAAACTATAATTACTCTTTAGTTATAGCTATGTATATGGAGATAGATAAAGATCAAACTATCAATGATATTCATCCTTACTTAAGGAGAGTTTTATCTGATCTTCTAATCCCTCTTGAAAAAGAAGTTAATGGTCTATTAACAGATGGAGGTCGCTGTCGTTACTGTGAATCATGTACCTATATGGATAACCTACCGTGTAGATATCCAGACAAATTAAGATTTAGTATGGAAGCTATGGGAATAGATTTGGATAAAGTCTGCAAGGATATACTTAATCATTCTATTGTATGGGATAATAATGAAAATAGCTATTGCACAGTACTTGGCTCAGTTAATTTTAATGATTTACCAGATGATAAACTAGAAAAAATTCTATTAAGTTTAGTTAATTCTATATAATATTTTTTTAATAATATTAATAAATTCTACTTTTACATATTATAGTAAGGTAGAATTTATTTTTTTAACATTTATGTGCTATTATATTCTTTCTACTTGGCATATAATAAACCTATAATAATTTAACCTTTTTATTACGATTGAATTATTTTATTATTTTTTAATTGTAGAGGTGGAAAATATGATTTCTAAAGATTTAAAATACTTTTTTATAACATTAGTATTTTTATGTATAATTGGATTTTCAGTTACCATATATACTACTAATCAAAATATCTTAACTTATGGTTCACCCATTTTTATGATATTTTATGGTATCTCTGGATATTCCCCTGCTTTAGCTGCTTTAATTACAATAAAAATATTTTCGTCTAATTATAGTTTTATTAATTTTGTAAAAAATATTACTAATATAAGAAAAAGTTTTAAAGAATATTTCTATGTTTTAGTTGTAACTTTAATTTTGTGGACAATTCCATTTATTGTTGTTGAATTTCATAGAGGTAAAAGCATTTTACTTAATGAACCATTAATCTCATTAGTTTGGATAACACCTATTATGATATTTGGTGGTGGCTTAGAAGAAATTGGTTGGAGAGGATATTTGCTGCCTAAACTATTAAAGAATTACTCTTATTTTACAAGTTCTTTGATAGTAGGATCTATTTGGTCGTTATGGCATTTACCCCTTTGGTTTGTAGTTGGAACACCTCAACAGGGAACTAATTTTCTCCCTTTTGCACTTACATGTATTGCATCATCTTTTATACTCACTTACATATATACTGAAACAAACAGTATTTGGCTTTGTATATTATTCCATGCATTAGATAATGCGTGTTCTTATGTATTTAAATATGATGTCGGCATGCATATAGTTGTATCTATAGCTACTTGTGCTGCTGGATTCTTTATATTTTATTTTTCTAAAAAATATATTAGACTAAAATCTATTTAAATTAGTAAATAAAGCAAAAAACTCATTTGTAGTTCTTATTATATTTATTACTACAAATGAGTTTTATTTTTATAAACTATTAATTTTATTTCTTAAATCATCTCTTAACTTTACTAATTCTTTATATTTATAAAAAAATTTTATCTTTTCATCTTTTACACTTTTTCCCGTTGGTTTATCTTCTAATACAAAATAACTAAAGGTTTCAGCTATATCTTCACTTGGATCTGTTGATGCATATTCATCTACAAAACTATTTTTATGCCTTTCATAAAAATATAAATTATCATTATTTGAATTTCTGTCATCAATTATATCGGTCCAGAAACTTTTATAAAATTCATTTATATATGAATTTTTCTTAGATGATATTCCTTCTTCACAATAATTTTCTGTATCATAATCATATGTATAAACAACTTGATGACTATTTAAACTCATATAATGAAAATATTCATGAAAGATAGTCTCATAAAAATAATTGTTATTTTCTTCATTAAATACATCTTTTGGATCTATATTAATTATCCATCTACTACCGTCTTCGTTATTAGGTGCTACAGAAGCTAATTCATTATCTTTTCCATCTGTTGAAAAATATATTTCATCAAAATTTTCAAGTCCATAATGTGGTAATATATGTTTTATATTTTTC
Above is a genomic segment from Romboutsia lituseburensis containing:
- a CDS encoding rhodanese-like domain-containing protein, producing MKLKLKTTLTLSIAALLSISLLSGCAKKADNTQEANIKTISTSDLEKKLDDKSWVIVDTRINDAYNGWALDGIKRGGHIKGAVDFSANWLNVDAKNKEKTLEKALETKGIDKDKNIVLYDSNEKDSKEVYDYLKNKGYDNLYTYNVNEWANDKNLPMVQYNNYEMIVPAQAVKELLDGKTPETFKNSKNVKIVEASWGEEKEAYLKGHVPTSVHINTDTIEPPPSWMMASDKELTKFANDYGFTKNDTVIVTGPDVMASYRVAVVLRYIGINDVRVLNGGNDAWVSAGYELETKNNPKISGNDFGATIPQNPDLIVTIPELKEQLKNSKFTLVDIRSWDEHIGKKSGYSYHNKKGRIPGSIYGYAGTSSTTLEDYRNIDNTMRNADEIQNLWKSQNINTNNHLAFMCGSGWRAAEVLTYANVMGFDNTSLYSDGWIGWSNDPSNPTETGEPK
- a CDS encoding MFS transporter, which translates into the protein MTKFYAKYLTLFIGLGAYNTFLPVYLEKTLGFSSSQVGMVVSIPSIIGIIFVPIWGLISDLLKKQKSVLWFNILLSLLFTVLYIITDSFIPVLVVTTFLEMFRNSILPLTDSITTSFCKENNKNYGSIRVIGSMSFAISSFLCGQLIKATNSNIMFLYVFIVSMIGCLLITPILDTTTKVEHKEKLNLKEDLPKLFKNKSYILILVCGVCVASLTEAMMSYQGIHLMSLGAGAELVGLLTVFMVIPELFFMVKSKDLVEKYGLVKMIGFASCALLVRWTVYALTTNPWLFMVATSMHGIAISIMIICAFDFIGKVVDKKLYTTSMTVYTFTIGVSYSLMKLLYGTMIDLFGINSIFIFSIGVSLFSFIVLKWISNLDIVKSKKSEIA
- a CDS encoding DUF4184 family protein; its protein translation is MPFTLTHPALVVFNKNKNFNLLGLILGSMAPDFIYFILFNPSSSLGHTLNGFIFVNLPLCFLLSYIITKIIKYPFISNLPFGLSKYYTYLLDDKNKSINLKSVIVFTYSCLIGMLTHVFWDAFTHKTGFFVTNIKFLTKSFNILSFKIPIYKILQHGSTIIGFFIILAFLYSIKKISYKKFYCNKIKYHLIAFIFLILTLILSYLLFNNFGIGRFVVTIINGLFIGYFISSLIFMTRY
- a CDS encoding DUF2284 domain-containing protein → MINLNFNKDNNKINLKANVCSNDILKNYMNFDYFTGLCKDGCPHYNLSYTCPPNSPKFTDYTKNYNYSLVIAMYMEIDKDQTINDIHPYLRRVLSDLLIPLEKEVNGLLTDGGRCRYCESCTYMDNLPCRYPDKLRFSMEAMGIDLDKVCKDILNHSIVWDNNENSYCTVLGSVNFNDLPDDKLEKILLSLVNSI
- a CDS encoding CPBP family intramembrane glutamic endopeptidase: MISKDLKYFFITLVFLCIIGFSVTIYTTNQNILTYGSPIFMIFYGISGYSPALAALITIKIFSSNYSFINFVKNITNIRKSFKEYFYVLVVTLILWTIPFIVVEFHRGKSILLNEPLISLVWITPIMIFGGGLEEIGWRGYLLPKLLKNYSYFTSSLIVGSIWSLWHLPLWFVVGTPQQGTNFLPFALTCIASSFILTYIYTETNSIWLCILFHALDNACSYVFKYDVGMHIVVSIATCAAGFFIFYFSKKYIRLKSI